In Paenarthrobacter sp. GOM3, a single window of DNA contains:
- a CDS encoding ExeM/NucH family extracellular endonuclease, which translates to MHQHHWKLLAGTALSAGLLAAPLTAVPAMAADDPATPAGTSPVVINEAYLSGGSSGAAFKNKFVELYNSSDAPVSLAGWSLQYRAGTATAAPTGITPLTGSIPAKGYFLVQGASNSASSAAPALPTPDVQASGTLNPSGTTGTLVLAKQGTAVSPLPAGSVTANAAIADLLGYGTSNTFETAPATAPASNSDVKSLNRTNGVDTDSNAADFRLGTSITPTASGGGTTPPTDPGPQPGIKTIAEIQGTGTASPLVGSTVSTRGKVTAVYATGGFNGYYVQTPGTGGETAGAARTASDALFVYSPTTAATVQPGDYLELTGVVNEFANQTQITVEAAGLKKLTEAAPEVKSTPFALPANEAARESLEGMLVSPQGDFTVTDNYSLNQYGEIGLAAGKSPLVQPTAVATYGSPEYAAVVVDNALRGIKLDDGASTNFLKDAATKAQQLPYLTPSDPVRVGSPATFKTDVILGYGNNSWKFQPLTALSPANAESVQPASFTSTRPEGPADVGGSLKLASFNVLNYFPTTGDQLAGCVFYTDRDGNPITVKEGCNARGAANAENFERQQAKIVAAITKSGADVVSLEEIENSAQFGKNRDDALSKLVESLNVKTPGVWDYVRTPANAPPLSDEDMIRTAFIYKKAAAEPLGESIIHNDTVAFASARKPLAQVFKQVGGSDDKKFIAIVNHFKSKGSAATPDDTDKGQGASNIARTKQAESLLAFSKDLQASKGTDKVFLIGDFNAYSKEDPINVLTGAGYTDLEVGTGKHSYLFGGMVGSLDHILASPAAHKVVTGTDIWNINSVESVALEYSRYNNNVTNYYAPDEFRASDHDPVVVGLNLAPDAPATVDLQFLGINDFHGRIDTNTVLFAGTVEKLRAAAAPGATAFISAGDNIGASLFASSVAKDQPTIDVLNALELQASAVGNHEFDGGWADLRDRVIAGGNNAKFAYLGANVYQKGTTTPVLPEYKVLDLNGMKVAVIGTVTQEVPSLVTPAGITDLEFGDPVEAINRVAAKIKAEKLADLIIVENHDGAASGTPEGATLEQEVAAGGPFAKLVNETTPDVAAIFTGHTHKEYAWDAPVLDANGQPTGKTRPIVQTGNYGENVGSVTLTVDTATKSVTAYKAAVVDRTTETAESLVAAYPRVAAVKTIVDKALAQAAEIGNQPVGAVTADITTAFTPDPAGGAPKRDDRASESTLGNLVADSLVDTLKAPELGAAEIGVVNPGGLRNELYYAPDGTITYAEANAVLPFVNNLWTTSLTGAQFKALLEQQWQTNPDGTIPSRPYQQLGVSKNVNYTYDAARAAGDRITGIWVNGAVIDPAKQYRIGTFSFLATGGDNFRVFKEGSNTKDTGLVDRDAWIKYLQTHNPVSPDFARRSVAVANSTATEVKAGESITLAVSKLNLTSIGSPANTSLKAVFVDAKGASVALGDVPVTAGAATVNVKVPAAAAAGTGTLVLTAVESGTVVKALVKVAASGPNPPQCTPPTKPSKWYDIVGWLRYGIEWLQYQKCLRG; encoded by the coding sequence ATGCACCAACACCATTGGAAATTACTGGCGGGAACGGCCTTGTCGGCAGGGTTGCTTGCAGCCCCGCTGACGGCCGTCCCGGCCATGGCGGCGGACGATCCCGCCACGCCGGCGGGCACCTCGCCGGTAGTCATCAACGAGGCCTATCTCAGCGGCGGAAGCAGCGGCGCGGCCTTCAAGAACAAATTCGTGGAGCTCTACAACTCCTCGGACGCACCCGTCAGCTTGGCTGGCTGGTCTTTGCAATACCGGGCGGGCACCGCTACCGCAGCACCAACGGGAATCACTCCGTTGACGGGGAGCATCCCGGCCAAGGGCTACTTCCTGGTCCAAGGGGCCAGCAACAGCGCATCCTCGGCGGCGCCGGCCCTCCCCACGCCGGATGTTCAGGCTTCCGGAACCCTGAACCCGAGCGGAACCACCGGGACACTGGTCCTGGCGAAACAGGGCACCGCCGTGTCCCCACTCCCCGCGGGTTCAGTGACCGCCAACGCCGCCATCGCCGACCTCCTGGGTTACGGAACGTCCAACACTTTTGAGACTGCGCCTGCAACGGCTCCCGCCAGTAATTCAGACGTCAAGAGCCTCAACCGGACCAACGGCGTTGACACCGACTCCAACGCAGCAGACTTCAGACTCGGTACGAGCATTACCCCGACGGCCTCCGGCGGAGGCACCACGCCGCCCACCGATCCTGGGCCGCAACCGGGCATCAAGACCATCGCGGAAATACAAGGCACCGGCACGGCCAGTCCATTGGTCGGCAGCACGGTGAGCACCCGCGGCAAGGTCACCGCCGTATACGCGACCGGCGGATTCAACGGCTACTACGTCCAGACGCCCGGTACCGGCGGCGAAACAGCAGGGGCGGCCAGGACGGCGTCGGACGCTTTGTTCGTCTATTCACCCACGACGGCGGCCACCGTCCAGCCGGGCGACTACCTGGAACTCACCGGTGTGGTCAACGAATTTGCCAACCAAACACAGATCACAGTGGAAGCCGCGGGGCTGAAGAAGCTCACCGAAGCGGCACCCGAGGTCAAGTCCACGCCGTTCGCGTTGCCGGCCAACGAGGCAGCCCGCGAAAGCCTCGAAGGCATGCTTGTCTCACCCCAGGGCGACTTCACAGTTACTGACAACTACTCCCTGAACCAGTACGGCGAGATCGGCCTCGCAGCCGGTAAGTCCCCGCTGGTCCAGCCGACGGCGGTGGCAACCTACGGCTCGCCCGAGTATGCCGCCGTAGTGGTAGATAACGCCTTGCGCGGCATCAAGCTCGACGACGGCGCGTCCACCAACTTCCTCAAGGACGCCGCTACCAAGGCCCAGCAATTGCCGTACCTAACCCCTTCGGACCCCGTACGTGTTGGCTCGCCCGCCACGTTCAAGACCGACGTGATCCTGGGCTACGGAAACAACTCGTGGAAGTTCCAGCCGCTCACGGCGCTGAGCCCGGCAAACGCTGAGTCCGTCCAGCCCGCAAGCTTCACCTCCACCCGCCCCGAAGGTCCTGCGGACGTGGGTGGCAGCCTCAAGCTGGCGTCCTTCAACGTGCTGAACTACTTCCCCACCACGGGTGACCAACTCGCTGGCTGTGTTTTCTACACCGACCGCGACGGCAACCCGATCACCGTCAAGGAGGGCTGCAACGCCCGCGGTGCTGCCAACGCGGAGAACTTCGAGCGCCAGCAGGCCAAGATCGTTGCCGCGATTACCAAGTCGGGCGCCGACGTCGTATCCCTCGAAGAGATCGAGAACTCGGCCCAGTTCGGCAAGAACCGCGACGACGCCCTGTCCAAGCTGGTGGAGTCCCTCAACGTCAAGACTCCCGGCGTGTGGGATTACGTGCGCACGCCTGCGAACGCTCCCCCGCTGAGCGATGAAGACATGATCCGCACCGCATTCATCTACAAAAAGGCCGCGGCCGAACCTTTGGGCGAGTCCATCATCCACAACGACACCGTGGCTTTCGCCAGCGCCCGTAAGCCACTGGCTCAGGTGTTCAAGCAGGTCGGCGGCAGCGATGACAAGAAATTCATCGCGATCGTGAACCACTTCAAGTCCAAGGGCTCCGCAGCAACGCCGGACGATACCGACAAGGGCCAGGGCGCCTCCAACATTGCCCGCACCAAGCAGGCCGAATCCCTGCTGGCTTTCTCCAAAGACCTCCAGGCCTCCAAGGGCACTGACAAGGTCTTCCTGATCGGTGACTTCAACGCCTACTCCAAGGAAGATCCCATCAACGTCCTCACCGGCGCAGGCTACACCGACCTTGAGGTCGGCACCGGCAAACACTCCTACCTTTTCGGCGGCATGGTGGGCTCCCTCGACCACATCCTGGCGTCCCCGGCCGCCCACAAGGTTGTCACGGGAACCGACATTTGGAACATCAACTCCGTGGAGTCCGTCGCCCTGGAATACAGCAGGTATAACAACAATGTGACCAACTACTATGCCCCGGACGAGTTCCGGGCCAGCGACCACGATCCCGTGGTGGTGGGCCTGAACCTGGCTCCGGACGCACCGGCCACTGTTGACCTGCAGTTCCTGGGCATCAACGACTTCCACGGCCGGATCGACACCAACACGGTGCTCTTCGCGGGTACGGTGGAAAAGCTCCGTGCGGCAGCAGCGCCCGGTGCGACTGCCTTCATCTCCGCTGGCGACAACATCGGCGCCTCCCTCTTCGCTTCCTCGGTGGCGAAGGACCAGCCCACCATTGACGTCCTGAACGCGCTTGAACTGCAGGCTTCCGCTGTGGGCAACCACGAGTTCGACGGCGGCTGGGCAGACCTGCGCGACCGCGTTATAGCCGGAGGCAACAACGCAAAGTTCGCCTACCTGGGCGCCAACGTTTACCAGAAGGGCACCACCACCCCCGTCCTGCCGGAGTACAAGGTCCTGGACCTGAACGGCATGAAGGTAGCGGTCATCGGCACTGTCACCCAGGAAGTTCCTTCCCTGGTGACCCCCGCAGGCATCACCGATCTTGAGTTCGGCGATCCCGTGGAGGCCATCAACCGGGTTGCCGCGAAGATCAAGGCCGAAAAGCTGGCAGACCTGATCATCGTGGAAAACCACGACGGCGCCGCGTCCGGTACCCCCGAGGGCGCCACGTTGGAGCAGGAAGTTGCCGCGGGCGGTCCGTTTGCCAAGCTCGTCAACGAAACCACTCCAGACGTAGCGGCTATCTTCACCGGGCACACCCACAAGGAGTACGCCTGGGACGCACCCGTGTTGGACGCCAACGGCCAACCCACCGGCAAGACCCGCCCGATCGTGCAGACCGGCAACTATGGCGAGAACGTGGGCAGCGTAACGCTCACCGTCGACACGGCAACCAAGTCGGTCACCGCTTACAAGGCAGCAGTGGTGGACAGGACCACCGAAACCGCTGAAAGCCTCGTCGCGGCCTATCCGCGGGTGGCGGCAGTGAAAACCATCGTGGACAAGGCCCTGGCCCAGGCTGCGGAAATCGGAAACCAGCCTGTGGGTGCCGTGACCGCTGATATCACCACCGCATTCACCCCGGACCCCGCTGGCGGCGCCCCCAAGCGGGACGATCGCGCGAGCGAGTCCACGCTGGGCAACCTGGTAGCGGACTCCCTGGTGGACACGCTCAAGGCGCCCGAACTCGGCGCGGCGGAAATCGGCGTCGTCAACCCGGGCGGCCTGCGCAACGAGCTGTACTACGCGCCGGACGGAACCATCACCTACGCCGAGGCCAACGCGGTCCTGCCGTTCGTGAACAACCTCTGGACCACGTCCCTGACGGGTGCCCAGTTCAAGGCGCTTCTGGAGCAGCAGTGGCAGACCAACCCGGACGGCACCATCCCGAGCCGCCCGTACCAGCAGCTGGGGGTGTCCAAGAACGTCAACTACACCTACGACGCCGCCCGTGCAGCAGGCGATCGGATCACTGGCATCTGGGTTAATGGCGCTGTGATCGACCCCGCAAAGCAGTACAGGATCGGTACCTTCAGCTTCCTCGCAACCGGCGGTGACAACTTCCGGGTCTTCAAGGAGGGCAGCAACACGAAGGACACGGGCCTGGTGGACCGTGACGCCTGGATCAAGTACCTCCAGACGCACAACCCGGTCTCGCCGGACTTCGCACGCCGCTCAGTTGCGGTGGCGAACTCCACCGCAACTGAGGTCAAGGCTGGCGAATCCATCACGCTGGCGGTCTCCAAGCTGAACCTGACCTCCATCGGCAGCCCTGCGAACACCTCGCTGAAGGCGGTCTTTGTCGACGCCAAGGGCGCCTCCGTGGCACTCGGGGACGTTCCGGTGACCGCCGGTGCGGCGACCGTCAACGTGAAGGTGCCCGCTGCAGCGGCCGCAGGTACAGGCACCCTGGTGCTGACCGCCGTCGAGTCCGGAACGGTAGTGAAGGCCCTGGTCAAGGTGGCAGCGAGCGGACCCAACCCGCCGCAGTGCACCCCGCCCACCAAGCCCTCCAAGTGGTACGACATTGTGGGCTGGCTGCGGTACGGCATCGAATGGTTGCAGTACCAGAAATGCCTGAGGGGCTAA
- a CDS encoding septum formation family protein: MQHLSQTIKATALLGLASLALAGCSLISSGDAKRDESGKPTESSVADAFKVKVGDCIAEPSGTEVKDVSVIPCDQEHDLEAYAAKDIVADTYPGQSEVEKQSKEYCSSEFAGFVGVPFDSSTLELTYFYPTTDTWKADDREIVCLIGGASGAATSGTLKGAAK, encoded by the coding sequence TTGCAGCACCTTTCACAAACCATCAAAGCCACCGCCCTGTTGGGCCTGGCGTCCTTAGCCCTGGCGGGATGTTCGCTGATCAGCAGTGGGGATGCCAAACGGGACGAGTCCGGCAAACCTACCGAGTCTTCTGTTGCGGATGCCTTCAAAGTGAAGGTGGGTGACTGCATCGCTGAGCCGTCCGGTACTGAGGTCAAGGACGTATCCGTCATCCCCTGCGACCAAGAGCACGATCTCGAGGCCTATGCGGCCAAGGACATTGTGGCCGACACGTACCCGGGCCAGTCCGAGGTTGAGAAGCAATCCAAAGAGTATTGCAGTTCCGAGTTCGCAGGCTTCGTGGGCGTGCCCTTTGATTCATCAACCCTGGAACTGACCTACTTCTACCCCACTACCGATACGTGGAAGGCCGATGACCGCGAGATCGTCTGCCTGATCGGCGGCGCGTCCGGCGCAGCTACGTCCGGGACCCTGAAGGGCGCCGCCAAGTAG
- a CDS encoding VOC family protein gives MPTPDITPGAPCWIDLMTSDTEKAKEFYNALFGWTYEAGDEETYGGYITASKDGKLVAGIMQKQADMGAMPDLWSTYLRTDDIKATTQAAAANGGQVYMEPMDVPEQGSMAIYGDSSGASIGAWQFGQMKGFEVAAEPGSPAWHELLATDYDSAVSFYQKVFGWDTNVMSDTPEFRYTTLGAGDNAKAGIMDAAGVLSDEVPSMWSVYFAVENTDATVEQALALGATVMHAAEETPFGRLATLIDPTGAVFKVIQDTGQSA, from the coding sequence ATGCCAACGCCTGACATCACACCCGGCGCACCGTGCTGGATCGATCTGATGACGTCCGATACAGAGAAAGCCAAGGAGTTTTATAACGCCCTCTTTGGCTGGACGTACGAAGCCGGTGATGAGGAGACGTACGGCGGCTACATCACCGCATCCAAGGACGGGAAGCTGGTGGCCGGCATCATGCAGAAGCAGGCTGACATGGGCGCCATGCCGGACCTGTGGTCCACTTACCTGCGCACCGACGACATCAAGGCGACCACACAGGCCGCCGCGGCCAACGGCGGCCAGGTCTACATGGAACCCATGGATGTTCCGGAGCAAGGCAGCATGGCCATTTACGGCGATTCCTCGGGCGCATCCATCGGCGCCTGGCAGTTCGGTCAGATGAAGGGTTTCGAAGTCGCTGCGGAACCGGGTTCACCGGCGTGGCATGAGCTCCTTGCCACGGACTACGACTCAGCCGTGTCTTTCTACCAAAAAGTCTTCGGCTGGGACACGAATGTCATGAGTGATACCCCGGAGTTCCGCTACACCACCTTGGGCGCAGGAGACAACGCGAAGGCGGGCATCATGGATGCCGCTGGTGTACTCTCCGACGAAGTACCGTCCATGTGGAGTGTCTACTTCGCGGTTGAGAACACCGACGCCACGGTGGAACAAGCCCTCGCCTTGGGAGCAACGGTCATGCATGCCGCGGAAGAAACACCGTTCGGCCGCCTGGCGACGCTGATTGATCCCACCGGTGCAGTATTCAAGGTCATCCAGGACACGGGTCAGTCCGCTTAG
- a CDS encoding NAD(P)H-quinone oxidoreductase, with amino-acid sequence MKAVYISEPGGPEVLEVRDVPAPVPGEGEVLIDVVAAGLNRADVQQRRGFYPPPPGASEIPGLEVSGRIAAFGPGVTKAFSIGDKVVALLSGGGYAQQVAVSAEQVLRVPDGVDLITAAALPEVAATVYSNLIMTAQLQPGETVLIHGATGGIGTMAIQLAKAYGAKVAATAGTDEKVGTAKAFLGADIAINYTEEDFAESLRAQNGGKGADVILDVVGAKYLQQNIDALADYGRLIVIGLQGGATAEINLGQLLSKRAAVIGTALRPRSVAEKGIIMSAVRESVWPMITDGRIRPLVAKSFPLDQVQDAHRYFDSGDHVGKVLLLL; translated from the coding sequence ATGAAAGCCGTCTACATCTCAGAGCCAGGCGGGCCCGAAGTCCTCGAGGTCCGCGACGTCCCTGCTCCGGTCCCGGGCGAGGGCGAAGTCCTGATCGATGTCGTCGCCGCAGGCCTGAACAGGGCCGATGTCCAGCAGCGACGCGGTTTCTACCCGCCACCCCCCGGGGCTTCAGAGATCCCCGGGCTTGAAGTGTCCGGCCGCATCGCCGCCTTCGGCCCCGGCGTCACCAAGGCATTCTCCATAGGGGACAAGGTTGTTGCCCTTCTTTCCGGCGGCGGCTACGCCCAACAGGTAGCGGTATCCGCCGAGCAAGTGCTCAGGGTTCCCGACGGCGTCGACCTCATCACCGCAGCCGCGCTGCCCGAGGTTGCCGCCACCGTTTACTCCAACCTGATCATGACCGCCCAACTGCAACCAGGCGAAACGGTGCTCATCCACGGGGCAACGGGCGGCATCGGCACCATGGCCATCCAGCTGGCCAAGGCCTACGGCGCAAAAGTGGCTGCCACAGCCGGCACGGACGAGAAGGTCGGCACCGCCAAAGCCTTCCTCGGTGCGGACATCGCCATCAACTACACCGAAGAGGACTTCGCTGAAAGCTTGCGGGCGCAAAACGGTGGCAAAGGCGCGGACGTGATCCTCGACGTCGTCGGTGCCAAATACCTGCAGCAGAACATCGACGCCCTTGCCGACTACGGCAGGCTCATCGTCATTGGGCTTCAGGGCGGCGCCACTGCGGAAATCAACCTTGGCCAGCTCCTCAGCAAACGGGCGGCCGTCATCGGAACGGCTCTCCGGCCCCGGTCCGTGGCCGAGAAGGGCATCATCATGTCCGCCGTGCGCGAGTCCGTATGGCCCATGATCACCGATGGCAGGATCCGACCCCTGGTGGCCAAGTCCTTCCCGCTGGACCAAGTGCAGGACGCGCACCGGTACTTTGACTCCGGTGACCATGTGGGCAAGGTCCTGCTTCTGCTCTGA
- a CDS encoding PadR family transcriptional regulator: MSIRHSLLALLQDQPRYGYELRVEFEERTGAAWPLNIGQVYTTLDRLERDGLVSKDGDDGGGHVVYSITDAGAEEVVAWFAGAVDRGSPPRNEIAIKLALAVTLPGVDASEVIQSQREVSLRALQEHTQARKAVSANQRSSDTAWLLVLDSLIFQAEAEVRWLDLCEARMVQAQGNGGAV; the protein is encoded by the coding sequence ATGTCCATCCGGCACAGCCTGCTGGCCCTGCTCCAGGACCAGCCGCGGTACGGCTATGAGCTGCGGGTCGAATTCGAGGAGCGAACAGGTGCCGCCTGGCCGCTGAACATCGGGCAGGTCTACACCACCCTGGACCGCCTGGAACGTGACGGCCTGGTCAGCAAGGACGGCGACGACGGCGGAGGCCACGTCGTCTACAGCATCACTGACGCCGGGGCTGAGGAAGTCGTGGCCTGGTTCGCGGGGGCGGTTGACCGGGGTAGTCCGCCGCGGAACGAGATCGCCATCAAGTTGGCGCTCGCCGTTACCCTTCCTGGCGTGGATGCCTCGGAAGTGATCCAGTCACAACGCGAAGTGTCACTCCGTGCCCTGCAGGAACATACGCAGGCCCGTAAGGCAGTCTCCGCCAATCAGCGATCGTCCGATACTGCATGGCTGTTGGTGCTGGACTCCCTGATTTTCCAGGCCGAAGCCGAGGTGCGATGGCTGGACCTCTGTGAGGCACGGATGGTCCAGGCGCAGGGCAACGGGGGAGCGGTTTAG
- a CDS encoding carbon starvation CstA family protein, with protein sequence MGKVPDQTGLAEGLDPTLPSPAVDDSVSEAEERNWTPAKIGLWVAISLLGAVAWFMVALVRGETVNAIWFVFAAVCTYLIGYRFYSKVIERYLLKPDDRRATPAEYKADGKDYVRTDRNVLFGHHFAAIAGAGPLVGPVIAAQMGYLPGTIWIILGVVLAGAVQDYLVMFFSMRRGGRSLGQMAREELGVIGGTAALVATLLIMIIIVAILALVVVNALGESPWGVFSVGMTIPIALFMGVYLRFIRPGKVMEVSIIGFVLLMAAIIGGGAVAGTEWGAAFFHLDKVTIAWGLIIYGFIAAILPVWLLLAPRDYLSTFMKIGVIVMLALAIIVVRPEITVPAFSEFASRENGPVFSGALFPFLFVTIACGALSGFHALISSGTTPKLIEKERQTRFIGYGGMLMESFVAIMALVAAISIDRGIYFAMNAPLALTGGTVETAATWVNSLGLANVNITPDVLAQTAKDVGEESIISRSGGAPTLAVGLAHIMQQFIGGPGMMAFWYHFAIMFEALFILTAVDAGTRVARFMLQDSIGNFVPKFKEASWRPGAWLCTAIMVAAWGAVLIMGVTDPLGGINTLFPLFGIANQLLAAIALAVCMAIVAKRGTFKWLWIVAVPLAFAAVVTITASFHKIFSPVPAVGYFANNQAFSKALADGKTEFGTAKSVAAMEAVIRNTAIQGWLSVIFVVLSIIVILTALLATFKAIRAGGGQGHEDPAVPSKVFAPAGLIPTAAEKALLAEWNALPAGKRTEKAGHH encoded by the coding sequence ATGGGCAAGGTTCCTGACCAAACCGGACTCGCGGAAGGACTGGATCCCACACTGCCATCGCCGGCCGTGGATGATTCCGTTAGTGAGGCTGAAGAGCGTAACTGGACCCCGGCCAAGATTGGGCTCTGGGTGGCGATTTCGCTCCTTGGGGCGGTGGCATGGTTCATGGTCGCGTTGGTCCGTGGCGAAACAGTGAATGCCATCTGGTTCGTTTTCGCCGCAGTGTGCACGTACTTGATCGGCTACCGGTTCTACTCGAAGGTCATTGAGCGGTACCTGCTCAAACCGGATGACCGCCGGGCCACTCCTGCTGAGTACAAGGCGGATGGCAAGGACTATGTCCGAACAGACCGGAACGTGCTCTTCGGCCACCACTTCGCTGCCATTGCAGGCGCCGGCCCGCTGGTAGGACCTGTCATCGCGGCCCAGATGGGTTACCTGCCGGGAACTATCTGGATCATCCTCGGCGTCGTTCTTGCCGGCGCGGTGCAGGACTATCTGGTGATGTTCTTCTCCATGCGCCGCGGTGGACGGTCCTTGGGTCAAATGGCCCGTGAAGAACTCGGTGTTATTGGCGGTACCGCAGCGCTGGTCGCCACGCTGCTGATCATGATCATCATCGTGGCCATCCTCGCGCTCGTGGTGGTCAACGCCCTCGGTGAGAGCCCGTGGGGTGTGTTCTCCGTGGGCATGACTATCCCCATCGCATTGTTCATGGGCGTTTACCTGCGCTTTATCCGGCCGGGCAAGGTCATGGAAGTGTCCATCATCGGTTTCGTGCTCCTCATGGCCGCCATCATTGGCGGCGGTGCGGTGGCTGGCACCGAATGGGGCGCGGCCTTCTTCCACCTGGATAAGGTGACCATCGCGTGGGGCCTGATCATCTATGGGTTCATCGCCGCGATCCTGCCCGTGTGGCTGCTCCTTGCGCCGCGCGACTACCTGTCGACGTTCATGAAGATCGGCGTGATCGTGATGCTCGCGCTTGCCATCATCGTGGTCCGTCCGGAAATCACGGTCCCGGCGTTCAGCGAGTTCGCCAGCCGCGAGAACGGGCCGGTCTTCTCCGGTGCACTGTTCCCGTTCCTGTTCGTGACCATCGCCTGTGGTGCGCTGTCGGGTTTCCACGCGCTCATTTCCTCGGGCACCACCCCCAAACTGATCGAGAAGGAGCGGCAGACGCGCTTCATCGGCTACGGCGGCATGCTGATGGAGTCCTTCGTGGCCATCATGGCGCTCGTAGCAGCGATCTCGATCGATCGCGGCATCTACTTCGCCATGAATGCTCCGTTGGCCCTGACCGGTGGCACTGTTGAAACCGCAGCCACCTGGGTCAACAGCCTGGGCCTGGCGAACGTGAACATCACCCCCGACGTCCTGGCCCAGACAGCGAAGGACGTGGGCGAGGAGAGCATCATCTCCCGCTCCGGTGGTGCCCCGACGCTGGCTGTTGGCCTGGCGCACATCATGCAGCAGTTCATTGGTGGCCCCGGCATGATGGCTTTCTGGTACCACTTCGCCATCATGTTCGAGGCACTTTTCATCCTGACAGCAGTGGATGCGGGTACCCGTGTTGCCCGGTTCATGCTGCAGGACTCCATCGGCAACTTTGTTCCCAAGTTCAAGGAAGCCTCATGGCGGCCCGGTGCCTGGTTGTGCACGGCGATCATGGTGGCCGCTTGGGGTGCGGTGCTGATCATGGGTGTCACGGATCCGTTGGGTGGCATCAACACGCTCTTCCCGTTGTTCGGTATCGCCAACCAGCTCCTCGCCGCGATCGCCTTGGCCGTGTGCATGGCGATTGTAGCCAAACGGGGCACCTTCAAATGGCTGTGGATCGTCGCTGTCCCATTGGCGTTCGCCGCCGTCGTCACCATCACGGCCAGCTTCCACAAGATCTTCTCGCCCGTCCCGGCCGTAGGCTACTTCGCCAACAACCAGGCGTTCTCCAAGGCCCTGGCTGATGGGAAGACAGAATTCGGAACGGCCAAATCGGTGGCGGCCATGGAAGCGGTAATCCGGAATACCGCTATCCAGGGGTGGCTGTCCGTGATCTTCGTGGTCTTGAGCATCATCGTGATTCTCACCGCCCTCCTGGCCACCTTCAAGGCCATCCGCGCCGGCGGGGGACAGGGGCACGAGGACCCGGCTGTTCCTTCAAAGGTCTTCGCCCCCGCGGGGCTTATCCCCACTGCGGCGGAGAAGGCTTTGCTCGCCGAATGGAACGCCCTGCCCGCTGGGAAACGCACTGAGAAGGCCGGACACCACTGA
- a CDS encoding YbdD/YjiX family protein → MNAIAKGLRGFAAYMGSLMGADAYAKYLEHFAATCHAGPAMTEREFWRDRMDRQDSNPQGRCC, encoded by the coding sequence ATGAACGCCATCGCCAAGGGCCTCCGGGGCTTCGCGGCATACATGGGTTCGCTGATGGGTGCTGACGCGTACGCGAAGTACCTTGAGCATTTCGCTGCTACCTGTCATGCCGGTCCCGCCATGACAGAACGCGAGTTCTGGCGGGACCGGATGGACCGGCAGGACAGCAATCCGCAGGGAAGGTGCTGCTGA
- a CDS encoding bacterial proteasome activator family protein translates to MSDLNDIQPKDEASDDTPVEGTMLDEDEAQAPGHPQAQGQSPDDAKPRSGGLHELVDEPAKVMRIGTMIRQLLEEVKAAPLDDAARGRLAEIHERSIKELEDGLAPELIEELERISLPFPEEKAPSDAELRIAQAQLVGWLEGLFHGIQAAIAAQQAAKEHAAAQMQLRQLPPGTVIAPGIVIGENGQPQRAAAPGAPGAPQGRPEDPDHGPGQYL, encoded by the coding sequence ATGAGCGATCTGAACGACATTCAGCCCAAGGATGAGGCTTCGGACGACACCCCTGTGGAGGGCACCATGCTGGACGAGGACGAGGCACAGGCTCCCGGCCATCCGCAGGCTCAAGGGCAATCTCCGGACGATGCCAAGCCCAGGAGCGGTGGCCTTCACGAACTGGTGGACGAGCCCGCCAAGGTGATGCGGATCGGCACCATGATCCGGCAGCTCCTGGAAGAAGTTAAGGCAGCACCGTTGGACGATGCTGCCCGCGGACGCCTGGCAGAAATCCATGAACGCTCCATCAAGGAGCTCGAAGATGGGCTTGCGCCGGAACTCATCGAGGAACTGGAGCGCATCAGCCTTCCGTTCCCGGAGGAAAAGGCGCCTTCCGACGCAGAACTCCGCATCGCCCAAGCCCAGCTGGTGGGCTGGCTTGAGGGTCTCTTCCATGGGATCCAGGCCGCCATTGCGGCACAGCAAGCCGCCAAAGAACACGCAGCGGCGCAGATGCAGCTTCGGCAGCTCCCACCGGGAACCGTCATTGCTCCGGGAATCGTTATCGGGGAAAACGGGCAGCCGCAGCGGGCCGCCGCGCCTGGCGCGCCCGGCGCTCCGCAGGGACGGCCCGAAGATCCCGACCACGGCCCGGGCCAGTACCTCTGA